GAGGGTTGCCGCCTGCTGGCGCACCGCGGCGATCCGGCGTTGCAGCACCGCCTCCTGCGCCTGCTGGGTCGTGATCGAGAGCGTGAGGGCGGCCTGCTGCGCCGTCAGCGCGGTGCTGAGATGGGCGTAGCGACGGCGGGCGCGACGCAGGTTGGCGGCGCGCTGGCCGATCTCGCGGGTGATCCCCTGCATCACCAGCGCGCCTTCCGCGGCCTTTCCGGGGGCGGCATCGGCGGCGAGCAGGGTTGCCGCCGGATGCAGGGCGAGGCGGGCGATCAGGGGCAGCAGGGGTGCGATCGCTGCGGCATCCGCTTCCAGCTCGGCGCGGGCGGCGGCGGTGGCGGTGGTCAGGCGGTCGAGCTTGGCGACGATGAGCGCGGTCTGGTCCTGGGTTTCGCGCAGGGTGGCGGCGGCGGCGATTTCGCTGCTGACCAGCGCTCCCGCCTGGGCATCGGCGATCCGGGCCGCGCGCTGGGCGGCCGCCGCCGCCGCCGCGTGATGCTGGGCCGCGAGGTTGGCGGCATCGAGCCGGCGTTGGGCCTGATCGATGGCTCCGTTGCCCTGCGCTGCCGAAGCGAAATTGGGCACGACCCCCTGCCCTGCCGATCCGGCGATCAGCACGGCGATGATGCTGCCGCGCCACCGACGCGACCGGCGCGGATCAGGTGGGCGGGGATCAGGTGGGCGGCGCATCGGGTCCGATCAGGGACTGGCCGGTCATTTCGGCGGGTTGGGCGATGCCGAGCAACGCGAGCAGGGTGGGGGCGAGGTCGGCCAGTCTTCCGTCATGCAGGACGGTGCCGGGGGGTGCGCCGGCCAGCAAGACCGGGACGCGGTTGAGGGTGTGCGCCGTGTGCGGGCCGCCGGTTTCGGGGTCGCGCATCATTTCGCAATTGCCGTGATCGGCGGTGACGATGAGCTGCCCGTGCTGCGCGGCGATGGCCGCCGCGATCCGGCCTAGACAGGTATCGACGGTTTCGACCGCGCGGATTGCGGCTTCCAGCACGCCGGTATGGCCGACCATGTCGGGGTTGGCGAAGTTGAGCACGATGAGGTCGAGATCACCGGTCGAGATCGCCGCGACGACGCGGTCGGTGAGTTCGGGTGCCGACATTTCGGGCTGGAGATCGTAGGTGGCGACTTTCGGGGATGCGACCATGATGCGGTCTTCGCCCTCGAACGGCGTCTCACGTCCGCCGTTGAGGAAATAGGTGACATGGGGGTATTTTTCGGTTTCGGCGGCGCGTAGCTGGCGCTTGCCGGCGCGGGCGACCACTTCGCCCAGCAGATTATCCATCGGGTCGGGCGGGAACAGGCTGTGCATGAACCGGTCGAGCGCGTCGGAATAGGGCACCATGCCCAGCGCCGCCGCGAAGCGGGGTACCAGTGCGCGTTGAAATCCGGCGAAATCGGGGTCGAGCAGGGCAGAGAGGAGTTCGCGCATCCGGTCGGCCCGGAAATTCGCCGCGAGCAGTCCGTCGCCGTCGCTGATGCCGGGATAGCCGGGCAGGACGGTGGGTTTGACGAACTCGTCGCCGGTGCCGGCGGCGTAACTTGCGTCGAGGGCGGCGACGGCATCGCGGGCCGCCGCGCCGGAGCCGTCGACCATCAGGTCGTAGGCGAGCTGGACCCGCTCCCAGCGGTTGTCCCGGTCCATCGCGTAATAGCGGCCGATGATCGTCGCGATCTCGGCACCTGCGGGCAGTGAGTCCGCGAGCCAGCGGATTGCGGCGGTGCCGGATTGGGGCGGGGTGTCCCGCCCGTCGGTGATCGCGTGGACGAAGACCGCGATGCCGGCATCGGCCACGATTTGTGCGAGGGCGAGGATGTGGCGCTGATGCGCGTGGACGCCGCCGGGCGAGACGAGGCCGACCAGATGGCAGGCACCGCCCGATTGGCGCAAGGCGGCGAGGAAGCGCTGGAAGTCGGGGATGGGGGCGAGCGCCTCGGCTTCGATCGCGCTGTCGATCCGCGGCAGATCCTGCATCACGATCCGTCCGGCGCCGATATTGGTGTGGCCGACTTCGGAATTGCCCATCTGCCCGTCCGGCAGCCCGACATCGCGGCCGCAGGTTCGCAGGAAGGCGTGGGGATTGTGCTGCCACAGCCGGTCGAAATGCGGGGTTCGGGCCAGGGCGACGGCGTTGTCCGCCTGATCCTGGCGCCAGCCGAAGCCATCGAGAATCGTGAGCATGACGGGTTTAGGCATCGCGTCCTCCTGATCGTCGGGTGCGGCGAACCGGCACCGGCGCGAAATGGCCCCGCCCCTGCGCGCAGGTCAAGGCCGGTCCGCAGTTCCGACCTGCGCCCGGTCGCGCTATATGAACCTCATGCTGATCGATTCCCATTGCCATCTGGATCATTTCGAGGAACCCGAGCGGACCGCCGTGATTGCGCGGGCGGTGGCCGCCGGCGTTGGTCAGATGGTCACGATCGGGACCAGCATGGCCCAGTCGCGCCAGGCGATCGCGATGGCGGAGGCGGCGGCGAATGTCTGGGCGTGCGTGGGCGTTCACCCGGATCATGCCGGGACCGAGGGGCCGGTTCCGGCGGCCGAGACGATTGCGGCGATGACCGCGCACCCCCGCGTGATCGGCATCGGGGAGACCGGGCTCGATTATTTCCACGATACGGTGGCCCCCGAGGTTCAGGCCGCCAATTTCACCGCCCATATCAGGGCGGCGCAGATGACCGGCCTGCCGCTTGCGATCCATGCCCGCGCCGCCGATGAGGACATGGCCGCGATGCTGGAGGCCGCTTATGCCGCCGCGCCGTTTTCGTTTCTGCTGCATTGTTTTTCCTCCGGTCCCGAACTTGCCGCGCGGGCGCTGGCGATCGGCGGGTATGTTTCGTTCTCGGGGATTGTGACCTTTCCGAAATCCGATGCCCTGCGGGCGATTGCGCGCGACATTCCGCCGGGGCGGCTGCTGGTCGAGACCGATTCGCCCTATCTGGCGCCGGTGCCGTTGCGGGGCCGGCGCAACGAACCGGCCAATACGGTTCACACCGCCAAAGTGTTGGCTGTGCTGCACGGCATGAGCGAGGCGGCGATGGCCGATCTGACCAGTGCGAATTTTCGTCGCCTGTTCGCCAAGGCGGCATGAAGTTCACCCTCACGCTGCTCGGGACCGGCGGCTCGGCGGGGCTGCCGCAGATCGGCGGGGCCGATGGGTCCGGCGACTGGGGGATGTGCGATCCGCTGGAGCCGCGCAACGCGCGCAGCCGGGCGAGTGCGGTGGTCGCGTGCGGGGAGTCCCGGCTGCTGATCGACACCTCGCCCGAACTGCGGCTGCAACTGATCGCCAACCGGATCGGGCGGATCGATGCCGTGCTGTTCACCCATCCGCATGCCGATCATATCGCGGGGTTGGACGAGGTCCGGATTCTCAACCGGCTGCTGGGCGCACCGATCCCCGGCTACAGTACTGGGCAGACCTGGGCGGAACTGCGCCGCCGGTTCGATTACGCCTTCAAGCCCTGGGTGGCGCCGGAGCCGGGTTTGCCGCCGTCGTTTTTTCGCCCGGTGATCGAGACCCGTCTGGTGGCACCCGGCGCGATCCACACGATCAACGGATGGAACGTGAATGTGATCGGGCAGGATCACGGGTTCGGGCCGACACTGGGGCTGCGGTTCGGCAATGTCGCTTATTGCACGGATGTGGTGCGGTTCGACGATGAGGCGCTGGCGCAATTGCGCGATCTCGATACCTGGGTGATCGATTGCTTCACCCGTGGTCCCCGGCATCCGAGCCATGCCAATCTGGAGCAGGTGGTGGCCTGGGAAGCGCAGCTCCGCCCCCGCCGCACGATTTTGACCCATATGGGGCCGGACATGGATTATGCCGCCCTTCGCGCATCATTGCCCGCGCGGATGGAACCCGGTTACGATGGGATGATCATCGAAGGAGAATTCGTTTGACTCACGCCGAACGGCTCGACCGGCTGGCCGAAATTGCGGTCAGGATCGGGGTCAATGTCCAGAAGGGCCAGGAACTCGTCATCAATGCGCCGCTCGATGCGCGCGCGCTGGTCCAGCGGCTGGCCGCCCATGCCTATGATGCCGGGGCCGCACTGGTCGTGCCGCTGTTCGCCGACGATGTGATCCAGCGCGCCCGGTTCATTCACGCCGACGAGGAGAGTTTCGATTTCGCCCCGTCATGGCTGTTCGACGGGGTGGCGAAAGCGCTTGATCAGGGGGCTGCGATGCTCAGCATTTCCGGCTCGGACCCGATGCTTCTGGCCGGGTGCGATCCATCGCGGATCGGCCGCGCCCAGCGCGCCGCCGCCGCCGCGATGAAGCCGATGCGCAACATCATCAGCAGCTTCGCGACCAACTGGTCGATCCTGTCCTTCGCCACGCCGGGCTGGGCCGAATCGGTGTTTCCGGATGATGCGCCGGATGCGGCGGTCGGCAGATTGTGGGATGCGATCTTCAAGGTCAGCCGGATCGACGAGGCCGATCCGGTCGGGGCGTGGCAGGCCCATGTCGCGCGACTGCGCGAGCGGTGCGATACGCTGAATGGTCATCGATTTGCCGCGTTGCAGTTTCGCGGGCCGGGCACGGATTTGCGGGTTGGTCTCGCCACCGATCATCTCTGGGCCGGGGGTGCGGTCGAGGCGGCGAACGGGGCGGTCTGCATGCCGAACATGCCGACCGAGGAGGTTTTCACCATGCCCCACCGCGACAAGGTGGACGGCGTGGTCGCCGCGACCAAGCCGCTGGTGCATGGCGGATCGTTGATCGAGGGGATTTCGGTCCGGTTCGAGGCGGGGCGCATCGTCGAAGCGCATGCGAGCGCGGGACAGGATGTGTTCCGCAGCCTGATCGGCACCGATGAGGGTGCCGCACGGCTCGGTGAAGTGGCGCTGGTTCCCGAAGCCTCGCCGGTTGCCCGCTCGGGGCTGATTTTCCGCAACACTCTGTTCGATGAGAATGCGGCCTGCCATATCGCGCTCGGTCAGGCGCTCGCGCTCAACATGAAGGGTGGGTGCGATGCGGCGCGGGGGGCCAATGAAAGCCTCATTCATATCGACTGGATGATCGGGTCGGGGCAGGTCGATGTCGATGGGGTGACTGCAACGGGCGCGGTTGTGCCGGTCATGCGCGCGGGTGAATTCACCCTGCGACCTGTTTTGATATCGACATGACATGAATTTCATTCGATTCGGCAGGATTGATTTAGGCGGCGGTTAACTTTTACGTTAGATACTAGGCTGATGATGATTTCAGCGCCGCTTCATGAGAGCCTGCCTTGACCCTGAAAGCGAATGCTTCCCTGCCCACAACAGCCCCCTTCGATGGGGGCTGCGGTGCCTGCCGGACCGGGACCTATGATGTTCCTCTGGCCATGGCGTTTCAGCCGATCGTGGATGTTGAGACCGGGGGCGTTTTCGCGTTCGAGGCGCTGGTTCGCGGCGTCGGCGGCGAGGGGGCGGCATCGGTGCTTGCGGGCGTCACGCCGGCGACGTTGTACGGGTTTGATCAGGCGTGCCGGATCACGGCGATCGAAACCGCCGCGGAACTGGGGCTGATCGCCCAGGGTGCCGCGCTTTCAATCAATTTCATGCCGAATGCGGTTTACGAGCCGAGGGCGTGCATTCGCGCCACGCTTCAGGCTGCGGCACGCGTCGGCTTTCCCACCGACCGGCTGATTTTCGAGATCACCGAGGTCGAGGCGGTGGCCGACCCGGATCATCTGAGCCGCATCGTTGCCGCGTATCGCGCCATGGGGTTCAGGACCGCGATCGATGATTTCGGGGCCGGTCATTCGAATTTGAATCTGCTCGCCCGGTTCCATCCCGATCTGGTCAAACTGGATCGGGCCCTCATCGTGGGGATCGATCAGGACCGGGTGAGGCAGACGATCGTGCGGCATTGCGTAGCACTCTGCCGCGATCTCGGGATCGAGGTGATCGCCGAAGGGATCGAAACCGCCGCGGAATATGCCACGCTGGTGGAATTCGGCGTCGGGTTGATCCAGGGCTATCTTGTGGCGCGTCCCGGTTTCAGATCGCTTCCGGCACCGCTTTGGCCGGATCGGGCGTGAGCAGGACCAGATCGTCGCGGTGCACTATTTCATCGCGCCCCCGCCATCCCAGCAACGCTTCGATCTCGTCGGTCCGGTGGCGCGCGATCAGGCGTGCATCCTGAGCGGAATATCCGGCGAGGCCGCGCGCCAGGCTGGAAGCGTCCGGGGCCAGGATTTCGACCGCATCGCCGCGTTCGAAATCGCCTTCGATCGTGACCACGCCGGCCGGAAGCAGAGACGAGCCGCGCTTGATCGCGCTTGCGGCCCCGGCATCGACGTGCAGGCGGCCAAGCGGGGCAAGGGAGCCGGCGATCCAGCGTTTGCGTGCCGAACGGCCACCGGGTTGCGGCAGGAACCACGTGCAGCGGGCGCCGTCCTGCAGCGCGGCGAGCGGATGTTCGGTATGACCGAGTGCCACGGCCATCGCGCAGCCGGCCTGGGTGGCGATGCGAGCGGCGACCAGTTTGGTGCGCATGCCGCCGGAGGAGAATCCCGGTGGCGGTGCGCCGCCCATGGCTTCGATTTCGGGGGTCAGGGCGTCGATGATCGGCAGATGGCGCGCGGCGGGGTCGCGTTTTGGGTCGGCGGTGTAGAGACCGTCGATATCCGAGAGCAGGACCAGTTGATCGGCCTCGACCATTTCGGCGACGCGCCCGGCGAGGCGGTCGTTGTCGCCGAAGCGGATTTCGCCGGTGGCGACCGAGTCGTTCTCGTTGATCACCGGGATCGCGCCAAGTTCGAGCAGGGTGCGCAGGGTGGCGCGGGCGTTGAGGTAGCGGCGGCGGTCCTCGGTGTCGTCCATGGTGAGCAGGAGTTGCGCCGCGACCAGCCCGTGGGCGGAGAGTGCCTCGCTCCAGGCCTGGGCGAGGCGGATCTGGCCGACTGAGGCGGCGGCCTGCTTTTCCTCAAGCCGCAGGCGGGGCTGCATCAGGCCGAGCTGGCGGCGGGCCAGGGCGATGGCACCCGACGAGACGACGATGACGCCGACGCTGCGGGCGCGGAGTTGCGCGATGTCGGCGGCCATTCCATCCAGCCACGCGGCCCGGGGCGCGGCGGCGGCGGGATCGACGATCAGGGCCGAGCCGATCTTGACCACCAGCAATTTCGCATCGGTCAGGCTCGGCGCGGGGCGGCGGATCATTTGCGGTTCTCGCGCACCATGTCGAACACCGCGCGCAGCACCTCATCGACGCCGATCTGCCCGGCGGCGGACATGACCATGACGCGGGCACCGGAGGCTTTGGTCAGGGAGGCTTTGCGCGAGGCGATCTCGCGCGGGGTCATGGCATCCATTTTGTTGAGGACGATCAGCTCGGGCTTGGCATCGAGCCCGCCGCCATAGGCGCCGAGTTCGCCGCGAATGGTGCGCCAGGCATCGACCACGTGGCCCGCCGCGCCATCGATCAGATGGATCAGGGCGGCGCAGCGTTCGACATGGCCGAGGAAGCGATCGCCGAGACCGGCACCGTCATGCGCGCCCTCGATCAGGCCGGGAATATCGGCGAGGACGAATTCCTCGGTCATCGACAGGCGAACGACGCCGAGTTGCGGGTGCAGCGTGGTGAAGGGGTAGTCGGCGATTTTCGGCCTTGCCGCCGAGGCGGCGGCGAGGAAGGTGGATTTGCCGGCGTTGGGCAGTCCGACCAGCCCGGCATCCGCGATCAGTTTCAGGCGCAGCCAGACCCAGCGCTCCTCGCCCGGCCAGCCGGGATCGGCGCGGCGGGGAGCGCGATTGGTCGAGGTTTTGAACATGGCGTTGCCGTGCCCGCCGTCGCCACCGCGGAGGAACACGATGCGCATGCCCGGCTTGTCGAGATCGGCGAGGAGGGTTTCGCGGTCGTCGTCGAAAATCTGGGTGCCGATCGGCACCTTGATCAGCATGGTGGGGGCGGCGGCGCCAGTGCAGTCGCGCCCGGCGCCGTTGCCGCCCTTGCGGGCGCGGAAATGCTGGGTGTAGCGGAAATCGAGCAAGGTGTTGAGGTTCTCGACCGCTTCGAACACGATGTCACCGCCGCGACCGCCATTGCCGCCGTCCGGGCCGCCGAATTCGATGTATTTTTCGCGCCGGAACGCGACGACGCCGTTGCCGCCATCGCCGGAGCGCAGATAGATCTTGGCCTGATCGAGAAACTTCATAACGGTTCACATACGAAAAAAGGGTTCATGCGAAAAAAAAGGTCGGCGCGAGCCGACCTTCCCCGAACCCGACAGGAGGTCGGCTTACTCGGCGGCGATGGCCAGCGGCTCGACCGAAACCGAGACCCGGCCTTCGGCGCGGCGCGCGAACTTCACGCGGCCATCGACCAGGGCGAAAATCGTGTGATCGCGACCGAGGCCGACATTGGTGCCCGGCTTCACCTTGGTGCCGCGCTGGCGGATGATGATGTTGCCCGCGACGACCTGCTCGTCACCGAATTTTTTCACGCCGAGACGACGCCCGGCCGAGTCGCGGCCATTGCGGGATGAACCGCCGGCTTTTTTATGTGCCATGGTAAACTCCTATGATCAGGCGGCGTTGATGCCGGACACCCGCAGCACGGTCACGTGCTGGCGGTGGCCGTTTTTGCGGCGGCTGTTCTGCCGGCGGCGCTTTTTGAAGATGATGACCTTGTCCAGCCGGTCCTGCGCGATCACGGTCGCGGTGACGGTGGCACCTTCGACGATCGGCTTGCCGAGGGTAACGCCCGCTTCGCCGCCCAGGGCCAGAACATCGGTGAAGGTGACCGTGCTGCCGGCCTCGGCTTCGAGCTTTTCAACCTTCAGCACGGCGTCGGGAACGACGCGGTATTGTTTTCCGCCGGTGCGGATCACTGCGAACATCGATAGGGTCCAATTCTGGCTACGCGCCACGAGGGCATTGAGTCACGAACAACAGGCACGAACATCAAGATGGGCGACGGTCAAAGGGAAGGCGCGCGAAACCTTGCGGCATCGCGGCGATGGCGGGGTTATAGCCGGACGGGCGGCGAAGTCAAACGAAAGGGTGGCGGCTGGCGCAGGCCCTGCTCACGCCGCCAGCACCCGCGCCGGGACCGGGGCGACCGCTTTGGCCAGTGCCGGATCGACCTGCTGCGTGCCGTATCCGGCTGCGATGAACCCCTGCCCTGCCAGTGCGGCCTGATGGAACGCCGTTTCGTTCGCGTGGAGATCGAGAATCGCCGTGGCGATCGCCCCGGCATCGTCGCCGATCAGGCGAACGAGGTCGGGCGGCAGAGCGAGGCCTTCCGCCGCGACCGGGCTCATGACACAGGGCAGACCTGCGGCGAGACTGTCCAGCACTTTGCCCTTGATCCCGGCACCGAACCGCAAGGGGGCGACCGATAGCCGGATTCCGTCGAAAAACCCGGGGAGGTCTTCGACCTGACCGCAGAGTTCGAGTTGGGGGATTCGCCCGGCCCAGCGGATCAGGCTGGAGGGGACGGCGCTGCCGGCGAGCTTCAGCTTGATATCGGGAGCTGCCTGCCAGACCAGCGGCATGATCTGGTCGATCAGCCAGTCCACCGCATCGAGGTTGGGCATGTGGCCGAAATGCCCGACGAAACCGACACCGCTGCGCGCTCCGAAACCGGCCGGGGGGCTGCCGATGGCGACCTCCCACGGCACGACCTGCACGGCAAGCTCCGGCATGGCGGCGAGCAGGATGTTCCGTTCGACCGGAGAATGGGTGATCACGGCATCGACCATGCGCATCGCCATGAAATCGCGCATGCGGAGGCTGCGGGCCTGATCGGCCAGCGCCGGCCATTGTTCCAGCGCGGCCTGGCGCGCGAGGCGCAGCCAGTGCAGATCGGCCACGGCGTAGACCAGCCTTGCGTGCGGGCAGTGGCGCCGTGCCATGCCGGCGTAAGCCTCGGCATTGGCGAGGCGATGGAGATAGATCAGGTCGTAATCGGTGCCGCCGCCGCGCAGCACGTCCTCGACCGTGCTGACGGCGGGCAGGCCGTGGACCAGGATGCCCCGGGCGGTGAGCGCCGCCGTGAGGGTCGCGTCGATGGCGGGGGTCGCGGGCACGAACTCGACCTGAAAGCCGAGGCGGCGCAGCGATGCCATATGGGAGAGGATCGCATTCGATCCGGCGTCACGCCGGGCATCGGGCAAGGTGTCGTCGATCACCAGGGCGCGACGCGATCCGTGCCGGGGGCGGGCGTTCCGGCTGGCGGGGGATGCGGCGGCCCGCATCCGGCGGCCGCGCACCGATTGCATGGCCTGGGTGAGATCGTTGAGCATGGCATCGAACTCGGTCACCGTCGCGGCTGCCGCGAGGCCGATTTCGGTGATGCGCGAGAGGGCGTCCCGCGCGTCGCCGAAGGTCGATAGCGGGGGGACGAGGACGGGCGAGCCGGTCAGTTCCTGGTGATCGCTCACCCGGCGGATATGCAATTCGTGCGGCTGGTCCGGGGCCAGGGCGATCGGCAGGGCGAGGTCGAACCCGGCGCAGCCATCGCCCAGTCCCGCATCGACGATGTCCTGACGGAACGATTGGGCGAGGAAGCGCATGATCAGGGCTTCGCCGTCGAGCAGTTCGAGCTCGACCGGTTCGGCCGGGTTCGCCTGATCGATCGCCCAGCCGGTGATGCGGTTGCGGAGCGCCTGATCGACAAAGCCGATCAGCGGGCCGGGGACCGGGGCCTGCTCGATCCCGGCACGGACGGCGATGGCGCGGCGGATGTGCTCGACCTGCAATCCGCCCTCGTGGCGCGGGGCGCAGAAGGTCCAGGACGGGCGGGAATCCTGCGGGTAGAGGGTCCGGAAGGTATCGACGTTCTGGAACAGCATGCGGCTGTCGCAATCGACGAAGCTCTCGGCTGCCGCACCTTCGGCGAAGATCACCTCGTGGGTTTCGAGCTCGATATGAACGTAGTTTACGGGGTCGATATCGTCGGCGATCAGCACACTGACGCCGTTGACGAGGGAAGCTGCCGGGATCAGCACGCCGGAGAGATAGAGTGCATGATCGGCGGACACCAGGAGGTCGCGGCGGGGAATTCCATCGGCCAGGGCGCCGGCGCGAAACCGGATCGGCCGGGTGCGGGGGTTGGCGCGGGCGGCGACACGGCTGTAGTTGCGCCGGCCGATCCATTTGATCGGCTTGAAACTGCCGTTCAGGGTCCGGACGAGGTCGCCGATTTCGAGACATTCGACCCTGACCGCGCCGATCTTGGTCTCGATCATGGTGCCCGCAAGATAGCAGGGGGCGGCGGAGAGCGCGATTTCGGTGGTGTTGCCGGCGGATGAGACCGTGAAATCGGCGGTGGTGAAGGTTCCGAGCAGATCGAGGGTTTCGGTGGTGACGCCGTTGCTCAGCACGAGGCCGGTGCCGGTGACGAAGCTGGCGCTGGTCGCGCCGAAGCCGGTGAGGTCAAGCACATCGGTGCCGCTGAAGCCGGCGATGGTCTGGCCGGCGGCGAGGCCTGCGGCATCGCCACTGAGGGTGCGTGACGCGCCGGTTGCGAAGGTGATGTCGTTGAAGCCGGTGAAGCTGGTGCCGAGGCCGGTGAGGGCCACGGCCGATGTGCCTGCGAGATCGAGCACGTCAGCCACCGTGCTGTTCGCCGCGACGGCGCCGGTGAACACCGCGCCGGCGTCGGCGATCAGGGTGGCGGCGATGCTGCCGAACACGATGGCATCGCCGGTTGCGCCGTTCGTCGCACCGATGCCACCCGCGCCGCCGCCGATTGTGCCCGCGTTCAGCAGGGTTCCGCCATCGAGATAGACGCCGGTGCCCCCGGCGCCGCCGGTGCCGGTGCGGCTCAGAACCCCGAGAATGTCGTTATAGCCGCCGGCCCCGCCGGTGCCGCCCGCGATGCTGGCCGCATTGTCGAGATAGCCGCCGCCGGAGACGATCGCGCCGGTGCCGCCGTTCCCGCCGGTGCCCGCCGCGCCGAGCGCCGAGATCAGGTTGGTTCCGCCGATGCCCCCGGTGCCGCCGAGCACGATGCCGGTGTTGCCGAAGCGATCGGCGGTGGCATCGATCACGAGGGCCGCGCCGCCGTTGCCGCCGGCACCCGGTGCGTCGTTACCCAGCAGCGACACGGCGTTGGTACCGCCCTCGCCACCCGCGCCGCCTGCGAGGGTTCCGCTATTGGTCACATCCGCAGTCGCCGCCTGACCGTAGAGGCCGATGCCGCCGGTACCGCCTGCGGTGGCACCGAGCAGGTTGAGCACGCTGACCACTTCGCTCGCGCCGGACCCACCGGCACCGCCGGCGATTGCGCCGGTACTTGCGATGGTCGCACCCGCGCCTTTCAGATCCACCCCATCCCCGCCGGTGCCACCAAGCGCGCCGCCGAGCCCGAGCAGACCCGCACTGCCTGTGCCCCCGGTACCGGCGAGGATCGAGCCGTCGTTGATAATGGAGACGGCTGTTTGACTAGACGGATCATAGAGAGCGACGGCACCGGTGCCCGTGACATCGATCGCTCCACTGCCGGTGATCGAGATCGCTCCGGTATAGGTTCCGGTGCCGAGCGTGACGGTATTGGTCACGGTGGTATTGATCACACTCGTCATTCAACGACCTCCTGAACTGCAACTTTAAATTGGTGTTTGTTGAGTCAACAATAAGAAAAACCCGTTAAAGTTGTCAATCAGTAATTTAAACAACTTCTGATCCGGTCATCGACCAAATAATTAGTGATCTAATGTTTTTACAAGGAGCGGTCGTTTCGCGACCGGAGAAGGTCAGCGCTCCCGACCACTTGAAACTACTGCCTTGATTTGGCTTGTAAATATCGCGTACGACGAGGATTAGTAACAGGTATTTTTTACACTAAATACCTTGCTACCCATTGGACTTTTAAAATAAAAAGCAACCGGAAGGTGCCCGCCTGAGTTGATCAGGAACAGTGGGCGGTGATCAGATGTATTGTGGCGCGCATTCGGGCTGATTTATCGGCGTAGCCGGGCAAGGCGTCGCGGAATGAGGCGAGCAGTTCGGCGCGGGTGGTGGCATCGGCGTCTTTTTCGTCGAGCAGGGCGCCGGCAGGGCCCATTGTGGCGGCGACCTCGGCTTCTTGATCGAGGGAGCGGCCCAACAGGGTGACGGGTTCGGCGCGCACCGTGGCGTGGGTGAAGCCGGCGCGGGCCAAGGTTTCGGTGACGAAGGCGGGATCGTCTAAGCCGAGCGGGCCGGGCGCGTGGGGGCGGCGGGGTTTGGGCGGACCAAGCCGGTCGATCGCGAGGCCGAGCGGCACCGACCAGTGCGGGTTGTCCGCGATCGGGGCCCAGGCGACGCAGACCAGCCGCGCTCCCGGTTTGAGGGCGCGGCGCAGATTGGTGAAGGCGGCGACGGGGTCTTCGAAGAACATGATGCCGAAGCGCGAGGTGAGCAGGTCGAAATTGTGGGGGAAGGCTGCGGTTGCGGCGTCGGCTTCGGTGAGGGTGGCGTTGGGGTGGCCGGCCAGTCGGATGCGCGCGATGTCGAGCATGGGTTTGGAGACATCGACCGCGACGATATGGCC
This sequence is a window from Acidiphilium acidophilum. Protein-coding genes within it:
- a CDS encoding MBL fold metallo-hydrolase — protein: MKFTLTLLGTGGSAGLPQIGGADGSGDWGMCDPLEPRNARSRASAVVACGESRLLIDTSPELRLQLIANRIGRIDAVLFTHPHADHIAGLDEVRILNRLLGAPIPGYSTGQTWAELRRRFDYAFKPWVAPEPGLPPSFFRPVIETRLVAPGAIHTINGWNVNVIGQDHGFGPTLGLRFGNVAYCTDVVRFDDEALAQLRDLDTWVIDCFTRGPRHPSHANLEQVVAWEAQLRPRRTILTHMGPDMDYAALRASLPARMEPGYDGMIIEGEFV
- a CDS encoding aminopeptidase, yielding MTHAERLDRLAEIAVRIGVNVQKGQELVINAPLDARALVQRLAAHAYDAGAALVVPLFADDVIQRARFIHADEESFDFAPSWLFDGVAKALDQGAAMLSISGSDPMLLAGCDPSRIGRAQRAAAAAMKPMRNIISSFATNWSILSFATPGWAESVFPDDAPDAAVGRLWDAIFKVSRIDEADPVGAWQAHVARLRERCDTLNGHRFAALQFRGPGTDLRVGLATDHLWAGGAVEAANGAVCMPNMPTEEVFTMPHRDKVDGVVAATKPLVHGGSLIEGISVRFEAGRIVEAHASAGQDVFRSLIGTDEGAARLGEVALVPEASPVARSGLIFRNTLFDENAACHIALGQALALNMKGGCDAARGANESLIHIDWMIGSGQVDVDGVTATGAVVPVMRAGEFTLRPVLIST
- a CDS encoding EAL domain-containing protein, with product MTLKANASLPTTAPFDGGCGACRTGTYDVPLAMAFQPIVDVETGGVFAFEALVRGVGGEGAASVLAGVTPATLYGFDQACRITAIETAAELGLIAQGAALSINFMPNAVYEPRACIRATLQAAARVGFPTDRLIFEITEVEAVADPDHLSRIVAAYRAMGFRTAIDDFGAGHSNLNLLARFHPDLVKLDRALIVGIDQDRVRQTIVRHCVALCRDLGIEVIAEGIETAAEYATLVEFGVGLIQGYLVARPGFRSLPAPLWPDRA
- a CDS encoding TatD family hydrolase, giving the protein MLIDSHCHLDHFEEPERTAVIARAVAAGVGQMVTIGTSMAQSRQAIAMAEAAANVWACVGVHPDHAGTEGPVPAAETIAAMTAHPRVIGIGETGLDYFHDTVAPEVQAANFTAHIRAAQMTGLPLAIHARAADEDMAAMLEAAYAAAPFSFLLHCFSSGPELAARALAIGGYVSFSGIVTFPKSDALRAIARDIPPGRLLVETDSPYLAPVPLRGRRNEPANTVHTAKVLAVLHGMSEAAMADLTSANFRRLFAKAA
- a CDS encoding murein hydrolase activator EnvC family protein, producing the protein MRRPPDPRPPDPRRSRRWRGSIIAVLIAGSAGQGVVPNFASAAQGNGAIDQAQRRLDAANLAAQHHAAAAAAAQRAARIADAQAGALVSSEIAAAATLRETQDQTALIVAKLDRLTTATAAARAELEADAAAIAPLLPLIARLALHPAATLLAADAAPGKAAEGALVMQGITREIGQRAANLRRARRRYAHLSTALTAQQAALTLSITTQQAQEAVLQRRIAAVRQQAATLSARRAAEAREAGADAAQARSLVGLIGRLRHQQAQAAAARARAAAARIPAPAGNLPKSLSGAPVAGTLVRGFGQPSAAGPATGDTFAATPGAVVTAACTGNVVFAQPFQSYGKLMIIDCGQGYDFVMAGFDRFDAAVGQTVRAGQPVGSMARYDPHDPGNQPRLYVELRHHGAAIDPAGHFGAGAAAR
- the gpmI gene encoding 2,3-bisphosphoglycerate-independent phosphoglycerate mutase, which encodes MPKPVMLTILDGFGWRQDQADNAVALARTPHFDRLWQHNPHAFLRTCGRDVGLPDGQMGNSEVGHTNIGAGRIVMQDLPRIDSAIEAEALAPIPDFQRFLAALRQSGGACHLVGLVSPGGVHAHQRHILALAQIVADAGIAVFVHAITDGRDTPPQSGTAAIRWLADSLPAGAEIATIIGRYYAMDRDNRWERVQLAYDLMVDGSGAAARDAVAALDASYAAGTGDEFVKPTVLPGYPGISDGDGLLAANFRADRMRELLSALLDPDFAGFQRALVPRFAAALGMVPYSDALDRFMHSLFPPDPMDNLLGEVVARAGKRQLRAAETEKYPHVTYFLNGGRETPFEGEDRIMVASPKVATYDLQPEMSAPELTDRVVAAISTGDLDLIVLNFANPDMVGHTGVLEAAIRAVETVDTCLGRIAAAIAAQHGQLIVTADHGNCEMMRDPETGGPHTAHTLNRVPVLLAGAPPGTVLHDGRLADLAPTLLALLGIAQPAEMTGQSLIGPDAPPT